From one Micromonospora siamensis genomic stretch:
- a CDS encoding SGNH/GDSL hydrolase family protein, translating into MTGRGIGGEIAVRLGRAAALSLAAGTIGGAAVLAGEAIAARSRRYAEPELGLALRATVGRAAAVPLRLVLLGDASALGVGVDRFDDTLGGQLAHLLAEGPTGRRVHLSSVGVSGSRSTDLATQVARALLGERPDVAVILVGANDATTLRRPAESAAYLAAAVRRLREARAQVVVGTCPDLGAVRAIAAPLRQVVSWSGRRIARAQTAAALEAGGTVVDLGTETGPVFRADAGTLCHDGYHPSADGYRVWAHALLPAVAAAANASSRH; encoded by the coding sequence ATGACGGGACGCGGCATCGGTGGTGAGATCGCCGTCCGGCTGGGCCGGGCGGCCGCGCTGTCCCTGGCGGCGGGCACCATCGGCGGTGCGGCCGTGCTGGCCGGTGAGGCCATCGCCGCCCGCAGCCGCCGGTACGCCGAGCCGGAGCTGGGCCTGGCGCTACGGGCCACCGTGGGCCGGGCGGCAGCCGTGCCGCTGCGCCTGGTGCTGCTCGGTGACGCCTCGGCGCTCGGGGTCGGCGTGGACCGCTTCGACGACACCCTCGGCGGCCAGCTGGCGCACCTGCTGGCCGAGGGGCCGACCGGCCGCCGGGTCCACCTGTCCAGCGTCGGCGTCTCCGGCTCCCGCTCCACCGACCTGGCCACCCAGGTGGCCCGCGCGCTGCTCGGCGAGCGGCCCGACGTGGCGGTGATCCTGGTCGGCGCGAACGACGCCACCACCCTGCGTCGCCCCGCCGAGTCGGCCGCCTACCTCGCGGCGGCGGTGCGTCGGCTGCGCGAGGCACGGGCGCAGGTGGTCGTGGGGACCTGCCCCGACCTGGGCGCGGTACGCGCCATCGCCGCGCCGCTGCGGCAGGTGGTCAGCTGGTCCGGTCGGCGGATCGCCCGGGCGCAGACCGCCGCGGCGTTGGAGGCCGGCGGGACGGTGGTCGACCTGGGCACCGAGACCGGGCCGGTGTTCCGCGCCGACGCCGGCACCCTCTGCCACGACGGCTACCACCCGTCCGCCGACGGTTATCGGGTGTGGGCGCACGCCCTGCTCCCGGCCGTGGCCGCCGCCGCGAACGCCTCCTCCCGCCACTGA
- a CDS encoding cystathionine beta-synthase: MQYYDNVVELIGNTPLVRLRNVTEGIQATVLAKVEYVNPGGSVKDRIALRMVEDAEAAGLLSPGGTIVEPTSGNTGVGLALVAQLKGYKCVFVCPDKVSEDKRNVLKAYGAEVVVCPTAVAPEDPRSYYNVSDRLTREIPGAWKPDQYSNPANPRSHYETTGPELWKQTEGRITHFVTGVGTGGTISGIGRYLKEASEGRVQVIGADPEGSVYSGGTGRPYLVEGVGEDFWPTTYDRGVADEIIEVSDKDSFEMTRRLAREEGLLVGGSCGMAVVGALEVARKAGPDDVIVVLLPDGGRGYLSKIFNDKWMARYGFLDDSGSEATVADALAGKPGGIPELVHVHPTETVRDAIDYMREYGVSQLPVLKAEPPVVTGEVAGSIAERDLLDALFTGQAHLHDTIERHMAEPLPMIGGGQPVSEAVGLLEKSDAALVLVDGKPKGVLTRQDLLAHLGAR, translated from the coding sequence GTGCAGTACTACGACAACGTCGTCGAGCTGATCGGGAACACCCCGCTGGTGCGACTGCGCAACGTCACCGAGGGCATCCAGGCCACGGTGCTGGCGAAGGTGGAGTACGTCAACCCGGGTGGTTCGGTCAAGGACCGGATCGCGTTGCGCATGGTCGAGGACGCCGAGGCGGCCGGCCTGCTCTCCCCGGGTGGCACCATCGTCGAGCCGACCAGCGGCAACACCGGCGTCGGGCTGGCCCTGGTGGCCCAGCTCAAGGGCTACAAGTGCGTCTTCGTCTGCCCCGACAAGGTCAGCGAGGACAAGCGCAACGTGCTCAAGGCGTACGGCGCCGAGGTGGTGGTCTGCCCGACCGCGGTGGCCCCGGAGGACCCCCGGTCCTACTACAACGTCTCCGACCGGCTGACTCGCGAGATCCCCGGCGCGTGGAAGCCCGACCAGTACAGCAACCCGGCCAACCCCCGCTCGCACTACGAGACGACCGGCCCGGAGCTGTGGAAGCAGACCGAGGGACGGATCACCCACTTCGTGACCGGCGTGGGCACCGGCGGCACCATCTCCGGCATCGGCCGCTACCTCAAGGAGGCCTCCGAGGGCCGGGTGCAGGTGATCGGCGCCGACCCGGAGGGCTCGGTCTACTCCGGCGGCACCGGGCGTCCTTACCTGGTCGAGGGGGTCGGTGAGGACTTCTGGCCGACCACCTACGACCGCGGGGTGGCCGACGAGATCATCGAGGTCTCCGACAAGGACTCGTTCGAGATGACCCGGCGGCTGGCCCGAGAGGAGGGGCTGCTGGTCGGCGGCTCCTGCGGGATGGCCGTGGTGGGCGCCCTGGAGGTGGCCCGCAAGGCCGGCCCGGACGACGTGATCGTGGTGCTGCTGCCGGACGGCGGCCGGGGCTACCTGTCCAAGATCTTCAACGACAAGTGGATGGCCCGGTACGGCTTCCTCGACGACTCCGGCAGCGAGGCGACCGTCGCCGACGCCCTCGCCGGCAAGCCGGGCGGGATCCCCGAGCTGGTGCACGTGCACCCGACCGAGACGGTCCGCGACGCGATCGACTACATGCGCGAGTACGGCGTCTCCCAGCTGCCGGTGCTCAAGGCGGAGCCGCCGGTGGTGACCGGCGAGGTGGCCGGCTCGATCGCCGAGCGGGACCTGCTCGACGCCCTCTTCACCGGGCAGGCGCACCTGCACGACACGATCGAGCGGCACATGGCCGAGCCGCTGCCGATGATCGGTGGCGGTCAGCCGGTGAGCGAGGCGGTCGGCCTGCTGGAGAAGTCCGACGCGGCGCTGGTGCTGGTCGACGGCAAGCCGAAGGGCGTGCTGACCCGCCAGGACCTGCTGGCCCACCTCGGCGCCCGCTGA
- a CDS encoding SGNH/GDSL hydrolase family protein gives MGDVGSVVPPVPGWQRARRIARMAAIGTGATAAAAAATGGVLLGQARQARRTIPMAEAPPPRCDGVYGAKFPGRPVTMVVLGDSSAAGYGVHRRRETPGALLATGLTRRLHRPVRLHRFAVVGSLSAGLKPQVESALECEPDVAVILIGGNDVTNRTPPGLAVRYLVDAVRALRAAGCEVVVGTCPDLGAIQPIQPPLRWLARRWSRQLAAAQTVAVVEAGGWTVSLGDLLGPRFAAEPTRMFAWDRFHPSAEGYAMAVAALLPTVISALGAGAERRPAPAAVGGVRSLPKAAQEAARHAGTEVSGTQVRGRDRGPAGRWAQLRRRAFFGVGAEPQSGPPTDSPTLEGTS, from the coding sequence ATGGGGGACGTTGGTTCCGTCGTACCGCCCGTACCGGGATGGCAGCGCGCGAGGCGGATCGCCCGGATGGCGGCGATCGGCACGGGCGCCACGGCCGCGGCCGCCGCCGCGACCGGCGGGGTGCTGCTCGGCCAGGCCCGGCAGGCGCGACGCACCATCCCGATGGCCGAGGCGCCGCCGCCACGCTGCGACGGGGTGTACGGTGCGAAGTTTCCCGGCCGCCCGGTCACCATGGTCGTCCTGGGCGACTCCTCCGCCGCCGGGTACGGCGTGCACCGTCGCCGGGAGACCCCGGGTGCGCTGCTCGCCACCGGCCTGACCCGCCGGCTGCACCGCCCGGTCCGGCTGCACCGGTTCGCCGTCGTCGGCAGCCTCTCCGCCGGCCTGAAACCGCAGGTCGAGTCGGCCCTGGAGTGCGAGCCGGACGTCGCGGTGATCCTGATCGGCGGCAACGACGTGACCAACCGCACGCCGCCCGGGCTGGCCGTGCGCTATCTGGTGGACGCGGTCCGCGCGCTGCGGGCCGCCGGCTGCGAGGTGGTGGTCGGCACCTGCCCCGACCTCGGCGCCATCCAGCCGATCCAGCCGCCGCTGCGCTGGCTGGCCCGGCGGTGGAGCCGGCAGTTGGCCGCCGCGCAGACGGTGGCCGTGGTCGAGGCGGGCGGCTGGACGGTCTCCCTGGGCGACCTGCTCGGTCCCCGGTTCGCCGCCGAGCCGACCCGGATGTTCGCCTGGGACCGGTTCCACCCGTCGGCGGAGGGCTACGCGATGGCCGTGGCCGCGCTGCTGCCGACGGTGATCTCGGCGCTCGGCGCCGGCGCGGAACGCCGGCCCGCGCCGGCCGCCGTGGGCGGCGTACGGTCGCTGCCGAAAGCCGCGCAGGAGGCGGCCCGGCACGCGGGCACGGAGGTCAGCGGCACCCAGGTCCGCGGCCGTGACCGTGGTCCGGCCGGCCGGTGGGCGCAGCTGCGCCGGCGGGCCTTCTTCGGCGTCGGCGCGGAGCCGCAGTCCGGTCCGCCCACCGATTCCCCCACACTGGAGGGAACGTCATGA
- a CDS encoding N-acetylglutaminylglutamine amidotransferase: MCGLAGEFRRDGSRADVAAVERMAATMNDRGPDDGGTWSQGPVALGHRRLKIIDLSAASGQPLVDAGAGLTGVFNGCIYNYRELRQELQAKGHTFFSSGDSEVVLKAYAEWGTDFVDHLIGMFAVAITERDTGRLVLARDRLGIKPLYLAETPGVVRFASTLPALLAGGGIDTGIDPVALTHYLSFHSIVPPPRTILRGVAKLPPATVRVYEPDGRTSERVYWDPSFTRSAERAGWSERDWQDALLESLTTAVRRRMVADVPVGVLLSGGLDSSLVVALLAGEGQTRSGLSTFSIGFDAVGGREGDEFVYSDLVAKTFGTDHHQIKVPTGDLVPPLEAAVAAMSEPMVSHDCVAFYLLSQEVARHVKVVQSGQGADEILGGYHWYPPLAGADREQALETYAKAFFDRDAAGLARVLNPAWLAEGDPAREFVAAHLNRPGAQTAVDAGLRIDTQVMLTDDPVKRVDNMTMAHGLEARVPFLDHEFVELAASCPPELKLAQGGKGVLKEIGRRVLPHEVIDRPKGYFPVPGLTHLEGKLLDRVRDALSAPEARRRDLYRADYVDALLADPNAELTPLNGNKLWQLGLLEMWLQSHGID, encoded by the coding sequence ATGTGCGGACTGGCAGGCGAGTTCCGGCGGGACGGCTCACGGGCCGACGTGGCGGCGGTGGAGCGGATGGCGGCCACCATGAACGACCGGGGGCCCGACGACGGCGGCACCTGGTCGCAGGGGCCGGTCGCCCTCGGTCACCGGCGCCTGAAGATCATCGACCTCTCCGCGGCGAGCGGCCAGCCCCTGGTCGACGCCGGCGCGGGCCTCACCGGCGTCTTCAACGGTTGCATCTACAACTACCGTGAGCTGCGCCAGGAGCTGCAGGCCAAGGGCCACACCTTCTTCTCCTCGGGCGACAGCGAGGTGGTGCTCAAGGCGTACGCCGAGTGGGGCACCGACTTCGTCGACCACCTGATCGGCATGTTCGCCGTGGCGATCACCGAGCGGGACACCGGCCGGCTGGTGCTGGCCCGGGACCGGCTCGGCATCAAGCCGCTCTACCTGGCCGAGACGCCCGGCGTGGTCCGCTTCGCGAGCACCCTGCCGGCGCTGCTCGCCGGTGGCGGGATCGACACCGGCATCGACCCGGTGGCGCTGACCCACTACCTGAGCTTCCACAGCATCGTGCCGCCGCCGCGGACCATCCTGCGCGGCGTGGCGAAGCTGCCCCCGGCCACCGTCCGGGTCTACGAGCCGGACGGCCGCACCTCCGAGCGGGTCTACTGGGACCCGTCGTTCACCCGCTCCGCCGAGCGGGCCGGCTGGTCCGAGCGGGACTGGCAGGACGCGCTGCTGGAGTCGCTGACCACCGCCGTACGCCGCCGGATGGTCGCCGACGTCCCGGTGGGCGTGCTGCTCTCCGGCGGCCTGGACTCCAGCCTGGTGGTCGCCCTGCTGGCCGGTGAGGGGCAGACCCGCTCCGGGCTCTCCACCTTCTCGATCGGCTTCGACGCGGTCGGCGGTCGGGAGGGCGACGAGTTCGTCTACTCCGACCTGGTCGCCAAGACCTTCGGCACCGACCACCACCAGATCAAGGTGCCCACCGGCGACCTGGTCCCGCCGCTGGAGGCGGCCGTCGCCGCGATGAGCGAGCCGATGGTCAGCCACGACTGCGTCGCGTTCTACCTGCTCAGCCAGGAGGTCGCCCGGCACGTCAAGGTGGTCCAGTCCGGGCAGGGCGCGGACGAGATCCTGGGCGGCTACCACTGGTACCCGCCGCTGGCCGGCGCGGACCGGGAGCAGGCGCTCGAGACGTACGCGAAGGCGTTCTTCGACCGCGACGCGGCCGGCCTGGCCCGGGTGCTCAACCCGGCGTGGCTGGCCGAGGGCGACCCGGCCCGTGAGTTCGTCGCCGCCCACCTGAACCGGCCGGGCGCGCAGACCGCGGTCGACGCCGGCCTGCGGATCGACACCCAGGTCATGCTGACCGACGACCCGGTGAAGCGGGTCGACAACATGACCATGGCGCACGGGCTGGAGGCCCGGGTGCCCTTCCTCGACCACGAGTTCGTGGAGCTGGCCGCGAGCTGCCCGCCCGAGCTGAAGCTGGCCCAGGGTGGCAAGGGCGTGCTCAAGGAGATCGGCCGGCGGGTCCTCCCGCACGAGGTCATCGACCGGCCGAAGGGCTACTTCCCGGTGCCGGGCCTCACCCACCTCGAGGGCAAGCTCCTCGACCGGGTACGCGACGCCCTCTCCGCGCCCGAGGCGCGCCGTCGGGACCTGTACCGCGCCGACTACGTCGACGCGCTGCTCGCCGACCCGAACGCCGAACTGACCCCGTTGAACGGAAACAAGCTGTGGCAACTCGGACTCCTGGAAATGTGGCTCCAGAGCCACGGAATCGACTGA
- a CDS encoding ribonuclease Z has translation MSMRELVVLGTASQAPTRLRNHNGYVLRWDDEVILFDPGEGSQRQLLHTGVTATALTRICVTHFHGDHCLGLPGTIQRLSLDRVPHPVAVHFPAGGAEYFARLRHASSFHETAELAVEPISTDGQRIALRAGTLEARRLRHPIETYGYRLVEPDGRRMLPERLSAYGIGGPAVGELQRVGHLDVGGRRVTRDEVSETRPGQRFAFVMDTGLCDGVYALAEHADLLVIESTFLNSEAALAAEVGHLTAAQAARVATESGVRRLVLTHFSQRYADPRRFHDEAREHFTGDLVIAEDLTTVQVPPRRVASAG, from the coding sequence GTGTCGATGCGCGAGCTGGTGGTGCTGGGCACGGCCAGCCAGGCCCCCACCCGACTGCGCAACCACAACGGCTACGTGCTGCGCTGGGACGACGAGGTGATCCTCTTCGACCCGGGCGAGGGCAGCCAGCGGCAACTGCTGCACACCGGCGTCACCGCCACCGCCCTGACCCGGATCTGCGTCACCCACTTCCACGGCGACCACTGCCTCGGCCTGCCCGGCACCATCCAGCGGCTCTCCCTGGACCGGGTCCCCCACCCGGTCGCCGTGCACTTCCCGGCCGGCGGCGCGGAATACTTCGCCCGGCTCCGGCACGCCAGCTCGTTCCACGAGACCGCCGAGCTGGCCGTCGAGCCGATCAGCACGGACGGGCAGCGGATCGCCCTGCGCGCCGGCACGCTGGAGGCCCGCCGGCTGCGCCACCCCATCGAGACGTACGGCTACCGGCTGGTCGAGCCGGACGGCCGCCGGATGCTGCCGGAGCGGCTGTCCGCGTACGGGATCGGCGGGCCGGCCGTCGGCGAGCTGCAACGCGTCGGCCACCTGGACGTCGGCGGGCGTCGCGTCACCCGCGACGAGGTGAGCGAGACCCGACCCGGCCAGCGGTTCGCCTTCGTCATGGACACCGGCCTCTGCGACGGGGTGTACGCCCTCGCCGAGCACGCCGACCTGCTGGTCATCGAGTCGACCTTCCTCAACTCGGAAGCCGCGCTCGCTGCCGAGGTCGGCCACCTCACGGCCGCGCAGGCAGCGCGGGTGGCCACCGAGTCCGGGGTACGCCGGCTCGTGCTCACCCACTTCTCCCAGCGGTACGCCGACCCGCGCCGCTTCCACGACGAGGCCCGTGAGCACTTCACCGGCGACCTGGTGATCGCCGAGGACCTGACCACCGTGCAGGTGCCGCCCCGGCGGGTAGCCTCGGCCGGGTGA
- the ngg gene encoding N-acetylglutaminylglutamine synthetase has product MATGTARTDRERVLGPRRERVGPGGDPVAPGTTEAKRSTTGDGVVLDCGWGRLVFGQTFGGDQAAVAQVLRSEAAGARDICIYLRDPHVLVSRLPDELFIDPSLTYRLPLGGDRPARTDGVVTAATRETTEGTSGRDGAEIPGLRIRPLRDEADADAVNRIYARNGMVTAPVEVLVANARTDRFLHLVAEDVTGEVVGTITGVDHVAVFADPENGASLWCLTVDFNTAPPGTGQALLTDLAARLTARGRAFVDLSVLAENTGAIRLYERLGFYRTATLCVKRKNPINERLFLPAMPEGYDQLNPYAKIVADEAMRRGIRVEVTDPTWGELRLTSGGRTIHTRESLSELTSAVAMSRCDDKRVTRRILTEAGLSVPRGRTATGDAGDDAFLAEAGRVVVKPARGEQGNGITVGVRTPEALTAAVELARRFCPEVLIEELREGEDLRVIVIDHEVVAAAVRRPAQVTGDGVHDIAELIERQSRRRAAATGGESRIPLDDMTREVIAEAGHELHDVLPEGTVLAVRRTANLHTGGTIHDVTGELHPEIAEACVAASRALDIPVTGLDLLVPSPDRPEHVFIEANERPGLANHEPQPTAERFVDLLFPGTRAPQRLWTPAGAASSPA; this is encoded by the coding sequence ATGGCGACCGGCACGGCGCGTACCGACCGGGAGCGCGTGCTCGGCCCGCGGCGGGAGCGCGTGGGCCCGGGCGGCGACCCGGTGGCGCCCGGCACGACCGAGGCGAAACGGTCCACGACCGGCGACGGCGTGGTGCTGGACTGCGGCTGGGGCCGCCTGGTCTTCGGCCAGACCTTCGGCGGCGACCAGGCCGCGGTGGCGCAGGTGCTGCGCTCCGAGGCGGCCGGCGCCCGGGACATCTGCATCTACCTGCGCGACCCGCACGTGCTGGTGTCCCGCCTCCCCGACGAGCTCTTCATCGACCCGTCGCTGACCTACCGGCTGCCGCTGGGCGGCGACCGGCCGGCCCGCACCGACGGTGTGGTCACCGCCGCGACGCGGGAGACCACCGAGGGCACCTCCGGCCGGGACGGCGCGGAGATCCCCGGGCTGCGGATCCGGCCACTGCGCGACGAGGCCGACGCGGACGCGGTGAACCGGATCTACGCCCGCAACGGCATGGTCACCGCGCCGGTGGAGGTGCTGGTCGCCAACGCCCGCACCGACCGTTTCCTGCACCTGGTGGCGGAGGACGTCACCGGGGAGGTCGTCGGCACCATCACCGGCGTCGACCACGTGGCCGTCTTCGCCGACCCGGAGAACGGTGCCAGCCTCTGGTGCCTCACCGTGGACTTCAACACCGCCCCGCCCGGCACCGGGCAGGCGCTACTGACCGACCTGGCTGCCCGGCTCACCGCCCGCGGTCGGGCGTTCGTGGACCTGTCGGTGCTGGCCGAGAACACCGGCGCCATCCGGCTCTACGAGCGGCTGGGCTTCTATCGCACGGCGACGCTCTGCGTGAAGCGGAAGAACCCGATCAACGAGCGGCTCTTCCTGCCCGCCATGCCGGAAGGGTACGACCAGCTCAACCCGTACGCGAAGATCGTCGCCGACGAGGCGATGCGGCGCGGCATCCGGGTCGAGGTCACCGACCCGACCTGGGGTGAGCTGCGGCTGACCAGCGGCGGCCGGACCATCCACACCCGCGAGTCGCTCTCCGAACTGACCTCCGCGGTGGCGATGAGCCGCTGCGACGACAAGCGGGTCACCCGGCGGATCCTCACCGAGGCGGGCCTGTCGGTGCCGCGCGGCCGGACCGCCACCGGCGACGCCGGCGACGACGCCTTCCTGGCCGAGGCCGGCCGGGTCGTGGTCAAGCCGGCCCGTGGCGAGCAGGGCAACGGCATCACCGTCGGGGTACGCACCCCGGAGGCGCTGACCGCCGCCGTCGAGCTGGCCCGCCGGTTCTGCCCGGAGGTGCTGATCGAGGAGCTGCGCGAGGGCGAGGACCTGCGGGTGATCGTCATCGACCACGAGGTGGTCGCCGCGGCCGTGCGCCGGCCCGCCCAGGTGACCGGCGACGGGGTGCACGACATCGCCGAGCTGATCGAGCGGCAGAGCCGCCGCCGGGCCGCCGCCACCGGGGGCGAGTCCCGGATTCCGCTGGACGACATGACCCGCGAGGTGATCGCCGAGGCCGGTCACGAGCTGCACGACGTACTGCCCGAGGGCACCGTGCTGGCCGTGCGGCGGACCGCCAACCTGCACACCGGCGGCACCATCCACGACGTGACCGGGGAACTGCACCCGGAGATCGCCGAGGCGTGCGTCGCGGCCAGCCGGGCGCTGGACATCCCGGTCACCGGGCTGGACCTGCTGGTTCCCTCCCCCGACCGGCCGGAGCACGTCTTCATCGAGGCGAACGAGCGGCCCGGCCTGGCCAACCACGAGCCGCAGCCGACCGCCGAACGCTTCGTCGACCTGCTCTTCCCGGGGACCCGGGCACCGCAGCGGCTCTGGACTCCGGCAGGTGCGGCAAGCTCTCCGGCATGA
- a CDS encoding YkvA family protein, with protein MGRTLQRRAAFTALARALAAGARGGPSLGTRLAALPRMIRATASGEYDGGLRLALMAAATAYVVSPLDVVPELFLTVLGLVDDAVMVTWLAGSVLSETDRFLEWEARRSSVIPGHVTP; from the coding sequence ATGGGTAGGACCTTGCAACGGCGAGCGGCGTTCACGGCACTGGCGAGGGCGCTGGCCGCCGGGGCCCGGGGCGGGCCCTCGCTCGGCACCCGACTGGCGGCGCTGCCCCGGATGATCCGGGCCACCGCCAGCGGTGAGTACGACGGCGGCCTGCGGCTGGCCCTGATGGCGGCGGCGACCGCGTACGTCGTCTCGCCGCTGGACGTGGTCCCCGAGCTGTTCCTGACCGTGCTCGGCCTGGTGGACGACGCGGTCATGGTCACCTGGCTGGCCGGCAGCGTGCTGTCCGAGACCGACCGCTTCCTGGAGTGGGAGGCACGTCGCAGCTCCGTCATCCCAGGGCATGTGACGCCCTGA
- a CDS encoding osmoprotectant NAGGN system M42 family peptidase: MTARTPTPLKLDLDYLRQVLLELLEIPSPSGRTDHIQQYVGERLSALGVSSTLTRRGALSASLPGPRSTGADRAIVVHTDTIGGMVKRLKENGRLEVTPVGTHSARFAEGAHVRIFTDDLDRVVTGQILPLKASGHRYNEGVDLQGVGWELVELRVDEPVQDIAGLRALGIDAGDFVAFLPNPMITASGYVKSRHLDDKAGVAAVLTAFKAMVEAGVTPAVTAHLLVTVTEEIGHGASHGLDPDVAEIVSVDAAVVAPGQQSREDAATLAMGDGVGPFDYHLTRNLARIAGEHGVDLVRDVFDYYRSDVAAAVEAGAHARVALLGFGVDATHGHERTHLDGLAQLTQLLCLYLQSDLVFPEWDAEPEGDLADFPSLSVQPANEDGPREGPIGID, encoded by the coding sequence ATGACCGCACGCACCCCCACCCCGCTGAAGCTCGACCTCGACTACCTCCGGCAGGTGCTGCTGGAGCTGCTGGAGATCCCCAGCCCGTCGGGGCGTACCGACCACATCCAGCAGTACGTCGGCGAGCGGCTCTCCGCCCTCGGCGTCTCCTCGACGCTGACCCGGCGGGGGGCGCTCAGCGCCTCCCTGCCCGGCCCCCGGTCCACCGGCGCCGACCGGGCGATCGTGGTGCACACCGACACGATCGGCGGCATGGTCAAGCGGTTGAAGGAGAACGGCCGGCTGGAGGTGACACCGGTCGGTACGCACAGCGCCCGGTTCGCCGAGGGCGCGCACGTACGGATCTTCACCGACGACCTGGACCGGGTGGTCACCGGCCAGATCCTCCCGCTCAAGGCCAGCGGGCACCGCTACAACGAGGGCGTCGACCTCCAGGGCGTCGGCTGGGAGCTGGTGGAGCTGCGGGTCGACGAGCCCGTGCAGGACATCGCCGGGTTGCGGGCCCTCGGCATCGACGCGGGGGACTTCGTGGCCTTCCTGCCCAACCCGATGATCACCGCCAGCGGGTACGTCAAGTCCCGGCACCTCGACGACAAGGCCGGCGTGGCGGCCGTGCTGACCGCGTTCAAGGCGATGGTCGAGGCGGGCGTCACCCCGGCGGTCACCGCCCACCTGCTGGTCACCGTAACCGAGGAGATCGGCCACGGGGCCAGCCACGGCCTCGACCCGGACGTCGCCGAGATCGTCTCGGTGGACGCGGCGGTGGTGGCCCCCGGCCAGCAGTCCCGGGAGGACGCGGCGACCCTGGCGATGGGCGACGGGGTCGGCCCGTTCGACTACCACCTGACCCGCAACCTGGCCCGGATCGCCGGCGAGCACGGCGTCGACCTGGTCCGCGACGTCTTCGACTACTACCGCTCGGACGTGGCCGCGGCGGTCGAGGCCGGCGCCCACGCCCGGGTGGCGCTGTTGGGCTTCGGCGTGGACGCCACCCACGGGCACGAGCGCACCCACCTGGACGGGCTCGCGCAGCTCACCCAGCTGCTCTGCCTCTACCTCCAGAGCGACCTGGTCTTCCCCGAGTGGGACGCCGAGCCGGAGGGCGACCTGGCGGACTTCCCGTCGCTGTCGGTGCAGCCGGCGAACGAGGACGGCCCGCGCGAGGGCCCGATCGGCATCGACTGA
- a CDS encoding GNAT family N-acetyltransferase — protein sequence MTITLRPATDDDLMAVGAMHQRSRIAAYSAFLSAEALASPTPEEMGRYWVERLVWEGADHRMTVAERDGRLVGFSYLGPDDEGDPATGLLNAIHLEPDERGRGTGRALMVDALAAMRDQGWSRAVLWVLRQNTHARAFYERGGWQPTGQERRDRIGPVEVPQLRYARDL from the coding sequence GTGACGATCACGCTGCGGCCCGCCACCGACGACGACCTGATGGCGGTTGGGGCGATGCACCAACGCTCCCGGATCGCGGCCTACTCGGCCTTCCTGTCGGCCGAGGCGCTGGCGTCGCCCACGCCCGAGGAAATGGGCCGCTACTGGGTCGAGCGGCTGGTCTGGGAGGGCGCCGACCACCGGATGACCGTCGCCGAGCGGGACGGGCGGCTGGTCGGCTTCAGCTATCTCGGCCCGGACGACGAGGGCGACCCGGCCACCGGCCTGCTCAACGCCATCCACCTGGAGCCGGACGAGCGTGGTCGCGGCACCGGCCGGGCGCTGATGGTCGACGCGCTGGCCGCCATGCGGGACCAGGGCTGGAGCCGGGCGGTGCTCTGGGTGCTCCGGCAGAACACGCACGCCCGGGCCTTCTACGAACGCGGCGGCTGGCAGCCCACCGGCCAGGAACGCCGGGACCGGATCGGTCCGGTCGAGGTGCCCCAGCTCCGCTACGCGCGGGACCTCTGA